One Rhinopithecus roxellana isolate Shanxi Qingling chromosome 7, ASM756505v1, whole genome shotgun sequence DNA segment encodes these proteins:
- the SOX3 gene encoding transcription factor SOX-3 — translation MRPARDNASGARSPRVPADLARSILISLPFPPDSLAHRPPSSAPTESQGLFTVAAPAPGAPSPPATLAHLLPAPAMYSLLETELKNPVGTPTQAAGTGGPAAPGGAGKSSANAAGGANAGGGSSGGSSGGGGGTDQDRVKRPMNAFMVWSRGQRRKMALENPKMHNSEISKRLGADWKLLTDAEKRPFIDEAKRLRAVHMKEYPDYKYRPRRKTKTLLKKDKYSLPSGLLPPGAAAAAAAAAAAAAAASSPVGVGQRLDTYTHVNGWANGAYSLVQEQLGYAQPPSMSSPPPPPALPPMHRYDMAGLQYSPMMPPGAQSYMNVAAAAAAASGYGGMAPSATAAAAAAYGQQPATAAAAAAAAAAMSLGPMGSVVKSEPSSPPPAIASHSQRACLGDLRDMISMYLPPGGDAADAASPLPGGRLHGVHQHYQGAGTAVNGTVPLTHI, via the coding sequence CTCGCTGGCCCACAGGCCCCCAAGCTCCGCTCCGACGGAATCCCAGGGCCTTTTCACGGTGGCCGCTCCAGCCCCGGGAGCGCCTTCTCCTCCCGCCACGCTGGCGCACCTTCTTCCCGCCCCGGCAATGTACAGCCTTCTGGAGACTGAACTCAAGAACCCCGTAGGGACACCCACACAAGCGGCGGGCACCGGCGGCCCCGCAGCCCCGGGAGGTGCAGGCAAGAGTAGTGCGAACGCAGCCGGCGGGGCGAACGCAGGCGGCGGCAGCAGCGGTGGTTCGAGCGGCGGTGGCGGTGGCACAGACCAGGACCGTGTGAAGCGGCCCATGAACGCCTTCATGGTATGGTCCCGCGGGCAGCGGCGCAAAATGGCCCTGGAGAACCCCAAGATGCACAATTCTGAGATCAGCAAGCGCTTGGGCGCCGACTGGAAACTACTGACCGACGCCGAGAAGCGACCATTCATCGACGAGGCCAAGAGACTTCGCGCCGTGCACATGAAGGAGTATCCGGACTACAAGTACCGACCGCGCCGCAAGACCAAGACGCTGCTCAAGAAAGATAAGTACTCCCTGCCCAGTGGCCTGCTGCCCCCcggtgccgccgccgccgccgccgctgctgcgGCCGCAGCCGCTGCCGCTAGCAGTCCGGTGGGCGTGGGCCAGCGCCTGGACACGTACACGCACGTGAACGGCTGGGCCAACGGCGCGTACTCGCTGGTGCAGGAGCAGCTGGGCTACGCGCAGCCCCCGAGCATGAGCAGCCCGCCGCCACCGCCAGCGCTGCCGCCGATGCACCGCTACGACATGGCCGGCCTGCAGTACAGCCCCATGATGCCGCCCGGCGCTCAGAGCTACATGAACGTCGctgccgcagccgccgccgcctcgGGCTACGGGGGCATGGCGCCCTCAGCCACagccgccgcggccgccgcctACGGGCAGCAGCCCGCCACCGCCGCGGCCGCAGCTGCGGCCGCAGCCGCCATGAGCCTGGGCCCCATGGGCTCGGTAGTGAAGTCTGAGCCCAGCTCGCCGCCGCCCGCCATCGCATCGCACTCTCAGCGCGCGTGCCTCGGCGACCTGCGCGACATGATCAGCATGTACCTGCCACCCGGCGGGGATGCGGCCGACGCCGCCTCTCCGCTGCCCGGCGGTCGCCTGCACGGCGTGCACCAGCACTACCAGGGCGCCGGGACTGCAGTCAACGGAACGGTGCCGCTGACCCACATCTGA